A genomic region of Ewingella sp. CoE-038-23 contains the following coding sequences:
- a CDS encoding MdtA/MuxA family multidrug efflux RND transporter periplasmic adaptor subunit: MRKSPLRLFITLLVLVIAALAVWYFYVDKSSASGNNTPGATQQKRASGSGGGRRNMPMPPVQAALAVKKSVPQYLSGLGTVTASNTVTVRSRVDGQLMALHFTEGQQVKAGDLLAEIDPRPFQVQLTQAQGQLDKDQATLDNARRDLARYQQLVKTNLVSRQELDTQQSLVRQSEGAVAVDKGAVDSAKLQLTYSKITSPINGRVGLKQVDIGNIISSGDTTGIVILTQTQPIDAVFTLPEANISTIVEAQRAGHPLVVEAWDRTNQHLLTQGQLLTLDNQIDPTTGTIKLKARFDNQDNALFPNQFVNARLKIGTLQNAVVVPTAAVQMGNEGHFVWVVDNEKKVSKHIVTTGTQDSQQTVITGGLSAGENVVTDGIDRLTEGATVEVIAPQTAAQAAEAEKNAEKHAGKHHRQRSSS; the protein is encoded by the coding sequence GTGCGAAAAAGCCCTCTGAGACTGTTTATTACTTTGCTGGTATTGGTCATTGCCGCGCTGGCGGTATGGTATTTCTATGTCGATAAATCTTCAGCGTCGGGCAACAATACGCCGGGCGCAACCCAGCAGAAACGCGCCTCAGGCTCCGGCGGGGGTCGCCGCAATATGCCGATGCCGCCGGTGCAGGCCGCGCTGGCGGTGAAAAAATCGGTACCGCAATATCTCAGTGGGCTAGGCACGGTAACGGCGTCCAACACCGTGACGGTACGCAGCCGGGTGGACGGCCAGCTGATGGCGCTGCACTTTACCGAAGGGCAGCAGGTGAAAGCCGGTGACCTGCTAGCGGAAATCGACCCGCGACCGTTTCAGGTTCAACTGACGCAGGCACAGGGCCAGCTCGACAAAGATCAGGCCACGCTGGACAACGCCCGCCGCGATTTGGCCCGTTATCAGCAACTGGTGAAAACCAATCTGGTTTCGCGCCAAGAGCTGGACACCCAGCAGTCGCTGGTTCGCCAGAGCGAAGGCGCGGTAGCCGTGGACAAAGGCGCGGTGGACAGCGCCAAGCTGCAACTGACCTACAGCAAAATCACTTCGCCAATCAATGGCCGCGTCGGGCTTAAACAGGTGGATATCGGCAATATTATCTCCAGCGGCGATACCACCGGCATTGTTATTCTCACCCAAACCCAGCCGATTGACGCCGTTTTCACTCTGCCGGAAGCCAACATCAGCACCATTGTTGAGGCGCAGCGCGCAGGTCACCCCCTGGTGGTGGAAGCTTGGGACAGAACCAATCAGCACCTCTTAACTCAGGGCCAGCTGCTGACGCTGGATAACCAAATCGACCCGACCACCGGCACAATCAAGCTGAAAGCGCGGTTCGACAATCAGGATAACGCGCTGTTTCCTAACCAATTCGTCAACGCGCGGTTGAAAATCGGCACCCTGCAAAACGCCGTAGTGGTGCCGACCGCCGCCGTGCAGATGGGCAACGAAGGCCACTTCGTCTGGGTGGTGGACAATGAGAAGAAAGTCAGCAAACACATTGTTACCACCGGCACACAAGACAGCCAACAAACCGTGATAACCGGCGGACTGAGTGCCGGAGAAAACGTGGTCACTGACGGCATTGACCGTCTGACGGAAGGCGCGACCGTGGAAGTGATTGCGCCGCAAACCGCCGCGCAGGCCGCCGAGGCGGAGAAAAACGCTGAGAAACACGCGGGCAAACACCATCGCCAGAGGTCTTCTTCCTAA